In the Methanothermobacter marburgensis str. Marburg genome, GAGGCTGTCCTTGATGGCACAACCGCAAGTGACATGTTCGAAGACCGGCCTGGAACCCTGGTTAACCATCTGCTGGGTATAGAGACCCCCCTCCTTGATGCGGGGATTACGCGGAGTGACGTCCTTGAATATCTCAAAAAGAGGAACCTTGAATACTCGGAGAACACCACATGCCTTGCAACAAGGATAAAGGATCAGGAGATAACGCCTGAACGGATAAACAGGGTCTCATATGCTGAAACTCTCGTTAGGGGACTTTACGGTGAGGGCATCGTGAGGGTCAGGCATGAGGGGGACTCTGCGATAATAGAGGTTGATGAACCTGAGAGGCTTCTCAATGCAGCAAATCTGAGGCATATAGAGAATGAGTTGAGGGCTGTCGGGTTTAAGAGGGTGCTCCTGGATCTCACAGGCTACAGGGAGGGTAAGAAGGACATTGTACTCTACAGGCCCTGCAGGGATGCTGAATCAAGGATAATGTTCGAGGTTAAGCTGCCCTACCACATCGATATAAAAGAAACCTGTGAAAAGCTGGAGGAGAGGAAGCCCCGATGCTCAGAGAAGATGGGTGTCGTCATGGTTGAGGTGGGTGAAAGTAACGTGACCATATTCAGGAACGGGAAGATAGTGGCAAGAAGGGTAGTGGACAGGGAAGACGCAGAGGAGGTGCTCCTTGAGGTGCTGCCACACATCATAAGGGCGCATGAGGACATGGAGTCACAGAATCACTCTCAATCAGAAGCATGATGGTCCAGTGATATCATCCAATATCCTGTGAATATAGTGGCTGACTGGATCAGAAAATGATTGTCCATCCAAAGGTAATGTGGGGCCTGGATTATAGGTGCATTGGATTGTTTAGTCACAGGGCCCTCTGGACGTTCTCATTAACCCTCCTTCTGAAGGCGGTGATCTTCTGAAGGAGACCCCTTGAATCATCACCCCTTAAAACAAGTCCAGAGGGGGTGCTGAACTCAATACCATCGGCACTTATCCCATTGAAAATTATCTCAACCTCACTGGAGTCATCAGGGAGGTCATTGGTCCTCACCGTGTAATCAAGCAGTAGCTCATCATGGGGGAGTACCTCAGAGATGGCCCTCTTCAGTGTCATCTCAAGTACATCCAGCAGTGTCTCAATAACCGGCAGATCATACCACCAGCAGTAGCCAAGTAGCATCTTGATCTCGATGTCCCTTATTGAGACCTCACCATGGTTCTTAGCCGCCACCTCAGAAGACCCTTTGAGGCCTTCAGGTTTATTCTCTGGTCACTCATTTGAATCAATCAGAGCATTTATAAGGTCATTGGCCCTTGCAAGCCCTGTGAGGTTTCCCTCATAGTCTATGATGGGTATCTGTTCAATGTTCCTCCTCTTCATCTTCCTTGCGCAGGAGGTGACCGTGGTTGAGGTGGTTGCGGTGACTATGTCTGTGGTTGCAACGTCCCTGACCTCCTTGTCAGGGAATTTGAGCTGGTTTTTTATAACGT is a window encoding:
- the larE gene encoding ATP-dependent sacrificial sulfur transferase LarE, producing MIRIMDVKLMDLESKIKKVKDALKGRKVAVGFSCGADSTALLDIAGDSADEVAAFTVDTGFMPPGFIENASSIAGSLGVEHFIINRPLLENQEFVSNTPERCLVCKNIIYSSILSEARKRGFEAVLDGTTASDMFEDRPGTLVNHLLGIETPLLDAGITRSDVLEYLKKRNLEYSENTTCLATRIKDQEITPERINRVSYAETLVRGLYGEGIVRVRHEGDSAIIEVDEPERLLNAANLRHIENELRAVGFKRVLLDLTGYREGKKDIVLYRPCRDAESRIMFEVKLPYHIDIKETCEKLEERKPRCSEKMGVVMVEVGESNVTIFRNGKIVARRVVDREDAEEVLLEVLPHIIRAHEDMESQNHSQSEA